One region of Flavobacterium sp. GSB-24 genomic DNA includes:
- a CDS encoding ATP-binding protein, with protein sequence MLEHLEKISEQQILKIKNYKINSEFTDLDFKEVFSIKETKDKVEFVKDILSFANSKGGYIIYGVNNDSEWIGLDERSDDKIDDANLSNIFDNYIDGEINIYSNTVEIESNYFFVIYVEPTKQQILSFKRDGQYVKKSWGNKSDKNITTFRKGDVYCRRGSRSIKADSLFYKQKSVNFNIIENITTQPLLYNEFIGRTEYLTDLENKISHANNRIIQIDGIGGIGKTTFVHYYASQLLKNQENRQFDFIIWTSSKRNKYTPNGIKDLTEFIASYKELILEIYDFISKNNLLDEWEFEQDLEIEEYVADFLSKNKVLLIIDNLETLNDSQLVEFLENSPASLKIILTTRETLGDFYLTRINLHGFEKDSEFPKFLNSQFKIFTGKDKPEFTELFNNKIDELYDYTKGMPLAGQLICHQIANGTPIENVINNIKNGKSYESILNFCFKGSIDKLSTVEKTLLYIFSLPEKEEFLNLDDLVYISNFTSDEIGIEGIPNLTKMSLCYQKLDSTANIGYSIPFLAKLYSKQYLNLDNESNILANYENFLIEKNKFNSKDISILNLIHRSKAKNLIQKVAAQEALKTLTLANYDYDTAIENIAELIENNKNFAFLYLIKGKIEENGIYSDSYERSKKEFKLATEIDDTFLEAYIELGYLEFKSRFGKPKNAKEIVNNSIAYFLKAYQLDDKDQRVCLGLAQAYTYKATKTSFTSSKQTRIELAKIANEYFEKSYHRNEELTSSQIHSNSIAAFNNAINYRNNIRDNKKALEICSFGLKSDPDNYKLLSLKKELEEKIIGEKYYEDPKKYIKDQLVDKGWKLKL encoded by the coding sequence ATGCTTGAACATTTAGAAAAAATTTCAGAACAACAGATTCTTAAAATCAAAAATTATAAAATAAATTCTGAATTCACAGATTTAGATTTTAAAGAAGTTTTCTCTATAAAAGAGACTAAAGATAAGGTTGAATTTGTTAAAGATATTCTTTCTTTTGCTAATTCAAAAGGCGGATACATAATTTATGGAGTCAACAACGATTCAGAATGGATTGGACTTGATGAAAGAAGTGACGATAAAATAGATGATGCCAATCTTTCAAATATTTTTGACAATTATATTGATGGAGAAATTAACATTTATTCAAATACAGTTGAAATTGAATCTAATTATTTCTTTGTCATCTATGTAGAACCAACAAAGCAACAAATTCTTTCATTTAAAAGAGATGGGCAATATGTAAAAAAAAGTTGGGGAAATAAATCAGATAAAAATATTACAACATTCAGAAAGGGTGATGTTTATTGTAGGCGTGGTAGTCGATCAATTAAAGCTGATAGTTTGTTCTATAAACAAAAAAGTGTAAACTTTAATATTATTGAAAATATAACTACACAGCCACTATTATACAATGAATTTATTGGAAGAACAGAATATTTAACTGATCTTGAAAATAAAATTAGTCATGCTAATAATAGAATAATTCAAATTGATGGTATTGGAGGCATCGGTAAAACAACATTTGTACACTATTATGCATCTCAGTTATTAAAAAATCAAGAAAATAGACAATTTGATTTTATCATTTGGACAAGTTCTAAAAGAAACAAATATACACCAAATGGAATAAAAGATTTAACTGAATTTATTGCAAGTTACAAAGAATTAATACTTGAAATATATGATTTCATCAGCAAAAATAATCTTTTAGATGAATGGGAATTTGAACAAGATTTAGAAATTGAAGAATATGTTGCTGACTTTTTATCTAAAAATAAAGTTTTATTGATTATAGACAATCTTGAAACTCTTAATGATTCACAGTTAGTTGAATTTTTGGAAAATTCGCCTGCTTCATTAAAAATAATATTAACCACAAGAGAAACACTAGGCGATTTTTACCTAACTCGAATTAACCTTCATGGTTTTGAAAAAGATAGTGAATTTCCAAAATTTTTAAATTCCCAATTTAAAATATTTACAGGAAAAGACAAACCTGAATTTACTGAGTTATTTAATAATAAAATTGATGAATTATATGATTACACTAAAGGAATGCCACTTGCTGGTCAATTAATATGCCATCAAATTGCAAATGGAACTCCTATAGAAAATGTTATTAATAACATTAAAAATGGAAAATCTTACGAAAGCATCTTAAATTTTTGCTTCAAAGGGTCAATAGATAAATTAAGCACCGTTGAAAAAACTTTATTGTACATATTTTCACTTCCAGAAAAAGAGGAATTTTTAAATCTAGACGATTTGGTATATATAAGTAATTTTACGTCAGACGAAATTGGAATTGAAGGCATACCTAATTTAACTAAAATGTCTCTCTGTTATCAAAAATTAGACTCAACTGCAAATATTGGATACTCAATTCCATTTTTAGCAAAATTATATTCCAAACAGTATTTAAATCTTGATAATGAATCAAATATTTTAGCTAATTACGAGAATTTTTTAATTGAGAAAAATAAATTTAATTCAAAAGATATTTCAATATTAAATTTAATTCATCGTTCCAAAGCAAAAAATTTAATTCAAAAAGTTGCAGCCCAGGAAGCTCTAAAAACACTCACATTAGCTAACTATGATTATGATACAGCAATTGAAAATATAGCTGAACTAATTGAAAACAATAAAAACTTTGCTTTTCTATATTTAATAAAGGGAAAAATAGAAGAAAACGGTATTTATAGCGATTCATATGAGAGATCAAAAAAAGAATTTAAATTAGCTACAGAAATTGATGACACCTTTTTAGAAGCCTATATTGAACTTGGTTATTTAGAATTTAAAAGCAGATTTGGTAAGCCAAAAAATGCTAAAGAAATCGTAAACAATAGTATAGCTTATTTTTTGAAAGCTTATCAATTAGATGATAAAGACCAAAGAGTTTGCTTAGGACTAGCACAAGCATATACATATAAAGCAACCAAAACAAGTTTTACATCAAGTAAACAAACACGAATTGAACTAGCAAAAATAGCAAATGAATATTTCGAAAAATCTTACCATCGAAATGAAGAACTAACATCTTCGCAAATCCATTCTAATTCTATAGCTGCATTTAATAATGCTATAAATTATCGAAATAATATTCGTGATAATAAAAAGGCTTTAGAAATTTGTTCTTTCGGGTTGAAATCTGACCCAGATAATTATAAATTATTAAGTTTAAAAAAGGAATTAGAAGAAAAAATAATTGGTGAAAAATATTATGAAGATCCAAAAAAATATATTAAAGATCAATTAGTTGACAAAGGATGGAAACTAAAATTATAG
- the prfA gene encoding peptide chain release factor 1 gives MLDRLQYVKQRFDEISDLIIQPDVIADQKRYVQLNQEYKSIKALVEKREEYILVLANIDEANEIIADGSDADMVEMAKMQLDEAKERLPQLEEEIKFMLIPKDPEDAKNVMVEIRAGTGGDEASIFAGDLFRMYTKYCEAQGWRTSVVDMNEGTSGGFKEVIFEVSGEDVYGTLKFEAGVHRVQRVPQTETQGRVHTSAATVMVLPEAEEFDVQIDMNDVRVDFFCSSGPGGQSVNTTKSAVRLTHIPTGLVAQCQDQKSQHKNKDKALTVLRSRLYEMELAKKEAEDATKRTSQVSSGDRSAKIRTYNYAQGRVTDHRVGLTLYDLGNIMNGDIQKIVAELQLVNNMEKLKEASEVF, from the coding sequence ATGTTAGATAGACTTCAATATGTAAAGCAGCGTTTTGATGAGATTTCGGATTTGATTATTCAGCCGGATGTTATTGCTGATCAAAAGCGTTATGTGCAACTCAACCAAGAATATAAAAGCATAAAAGCTTTGGTTGAAAAGAGAGAAGAATACATTCTTGTTTTAGCCAATATTGACGAAGCAAACGAAATTATTGCTGACGGAAGCGATGCAGATATGGTTGAAATGGCCAAAATGCAGTTGGATGAAGCAAAAGAACGTTTACCGCAGCTAGAGGAGGAAATCAAATTTATGTTGATTCCTAAAGATCCTGAAGATGCTAAAAATGTTATGGTGGAGATCCGCGCCGGAACGGGTGGGGACGAAGCGAGTATTTTTGCTGGGGATTTGTTTAGAATGTATACTAAATATTGTGAAGCACAAGGATGGAGAACATCTGTTGTGGATATGAACGAAGGTACTTCTGGAGGTTTCAAAGAGGTTATTTTTGAGGTTTCGGGAGAGGATGTTTACGGTACTTTGAAGTTTGAAGCGGGTGTTCACCGTGTACAGCGTGTGCCGCAGACTGAAACGCAGGGTCGTGTGCATACATCGGCAGCTACTGTTATGGTTTTACCAGAAGCAGAGGAGTTTGATGTGCAGATCGATATGAACGATGTTCGTGTAGATTTCTTCTGTTCGTCTGGACCTGGAGGACAATCGGTAAATACTACGAAATCGGCTGTACGTTTAACGCACATTCCAACAGGATTGGTGGCACAATGTCAGGATCAGAAATCGCAGCATAAAAATAAAGATAAAGCGTTAACAGTTTTACGTTCTCGTTTATATGAAATGGAATTGGCAAAGAAAGAAGCTGAAGATGCTACAAAACGTACTTCTCAGGTAAGTTCTGGTGACCGTTCTGCTAAAATTCGTACCTATAACTATGCTCAAGGTCGTGTAACCGATCACAGAGTTGGTTTGACTCTTTACGACTTAGGAAACATTATGAATGGTGATATTCAGAAAATTGTTGCCGAGCTTCAATTGGTTAACAATATGGAGAAATTGAAAGAGGCGTCAGAAGTTTTTTAA
- a CDS encoding YtxH domain-containing protein, whose amino-acid sequence MKTSSTILGILGAAAAGAFIGVLFAPDKGSNTRKKIKDKSKDYGDNLKTKFDGIVSTITSNGKDIIEEGKSKLNQVKDDFNSIKDEAKTVKTNY is encoded by the coding sequence ATGAAAACTAGTAGCACAATTTTAGGAATTTTAGGAGCCGCAGCGGCGGGAGCGTTTATAGGAGTATTGTTTGCACCAGATAAAGGTTCAAATACAAGAAAAAAAATCAAAGATAAATCGAAAGATTACGGAGATAACCTTAAAACAAAATTTGATGGTATTGTAAGCACAATTACTTCAAACGGTAAAGATATTATCGAAGAAGGAAAATCTAAACTTAATCAAGTGAAAGATGATTTCAATTCTATCAAAGATGAAGCTAAAACTGTAAAAACAAACTATTAA
- a CDS encoding lmo0937 family membrane protein, whose product MSNLLYTIAVILVILWALGFFVYSFGSIIHILLVIAIIAVLLRLIKGREI is encoded by the coding sequence ATGTCAAATTTATTATATACAATCGCAGTGATTCTGGTAATTCTTTGGGCTTTAGGGTTCTTTGTTTACAGTTTCGGAAGTATTATTCACATTCTGTTAGTTATTGCCATTATCGCAGTACTGCTAAGACTTATTAAAGGTCGAGAAATTTAA
- a CDS encoding porin family protein, whose product MKMQTNFLCALTLFLSASFGMLHAQDNNVNTEFGVKGGFNMSNLYGSGDDVDDNNILYGFNAGVYATLPISDFVAIQPELLFTTKGAEFEYNNAFASGNTKFKLNYIELPLLVRVNITKNFNVHAGGYASYLVSSKVTGDGSFDFDQEIDRDDLNKFDAGIAAGVGVDFDPISIGVRYNYGLTTVGKERTVAGTTYTIPDAKNSNLTLYLSYKLN is encoded by the coding sequence ATGAAAATGCAAACAAATTTTTTATGCGCCTTAACACTTTTTTTATCAGCTTCATTTGGAATGCTGCACGCTCAAGACAATAATGTAAATACCGAGTTCGGTGTAAAAGGAGGATTCAACATGTCTAACCTATATGGCAGTGGAGACGATGTAGATGACAATAATATTTTATACGGTTTTAACGCCGGGGTTTATGCTACACTTCCTATTTCAGATTTTGTAGCGATTCAGCCAGAGCTTTTGTTTACTACAAAAGGTGCTGAATTTGAATACAACAATGCTTTTGCAAGCGGGAATACAAAATTCAAATTAAATTATATTGAACTTCCGCTTTTAGTTAGAGTAAATATTACAAAAAACTTTAATGTACATGCGGGTGGTTATGCTTCTTACTTAGTAAGTTCTAAAGTAACAGGAGACGGATCTTTTGATTTTGACCAAGAAATTGACAGAGATGATTTAAACAAATTTGATGCAGGTATTGCTGCAGGTGTTGGAGTTGATTTTGATCCTATCAGCATTGGAGTTCGTTACAATTATGGTTTAACAACTGTAGGTAAAGAAAGAACTGTTGCAGGAACAACTTACACAATTCCAGATGCAAAAAACAGCAATTTGACATTATACCTTTCGTATAAGTTAAATTAA
- a CDS encoding DUF4142 domain-containing protein, which yields MKAKSPLKASIFKVFFLLVLLLCITSCRKINPIENTFKNQALAITEREETEAYFFISTANASKSIISKSQIAQQKSSDTIVQELSKRIEIHENQILGEITKMATLKLIVITEINATHKRDLYNLIDANGSEFNDVYLSAMKDALSGQIKLFETISRETKDKEILELVSRYLPEQYKLLRETERITIQNV from the coding sequence ATGAAAGCAAAATCCCCCTTAAAAGCTTCAATTTTTAAAGTGTTTTTCTTACTGGTACTATTATTATGCATCACGTCTTGCAGAAAAATAAATCCGATAGAAAACACTTTTAAGAACCAAGCTTTAGCAATAACAGAAAGAGAAGAAACAGAAGCTTATTTCTTTATTTCAACGGCGAATGCTAGTAAGTCAATTATTTCTAAAAGTCAAATTGCACAACAAAAAAGTTCAGACACCATAGTTCAGGAATTGAGTAAGAGAATAGAAATTCATGAAAATCAAATCCTGGGCGAAATAACAAAAATGGCAACATTAAAGCTCATTGTTATTACTGAAATTAATGCCACACACAAAAGAGACCTGTACAACCTCATAGATGCAAATGGCAGTGAATTTAACGATGTTTATTTAAGCGCAATGAAAGATGCTTTAAGCGGCCAGATTAAGTTATTTGAAACTATATCTAGAGAAACAAAAGATAAAGAAATTCTAGAATTAGTATCAAGGTATTTACCTGAACAATATAAACTCTTAAGGGAAACCGAAAGAATAACAATACAAAACGTATAA
- a CDS encoding CHASE3 domain-containing protein, producing MKWIPNFNSSNSLRVIFVIAVFILLFLSSIAYKHNQDLNESSKLVMHTYEINIQLERLMSAIKDAETGQRGYIITRNARFLTPYIYSRDKVNTSFITLKKLTADNPQQQRNLQKLFKLITQRFVSFENCLKYSDPKTYDKRKLDNHMFGGRILMENIRFKVDEMNDIEKTFLKKRLKIYDSEISLSPLFSISLFLAALSFILLAYRQISRDFQRLKIFNKRLLISNGLIAESESIGNFSTWQWDLDADKIDYSDNQYRLLGFEPKSFVPNKATLLKFVHPDDKETFAKYMDGVVDKKQLPFVYYKIVRSDYEVRYFKTTGKIVTDQQGSKILLGINFDITDEHLLNIELQERNKELEKSNKELASFNHVASHDLQEPLRKIQTFISRVSDADKDIMSESAKNYIYKIESSAKRMRVLIDDLLLFSRTNTTKKEFIKMNLNELLDNAESELAEIIEEKKAVIQSNKLPKLAVIPYQIEQLFINLIGNSLKYSRPNVEPVISISSEKVSSSDYPEILEQSVKKFHKISFTDNGMGFDPQFKETIFILFQRLHSKTDYPGTGIGLAICKKIVENHKGHIIADSTIGEGSVFTVFLPD from the coding sequence ATGAAGTGGATACCAAATTTTAATTCTTCAAACTCTTTGAGAGTTATTTTTGTAATCGCAGTTTTCATCCTGTTATTTCTTTCTTCAATTGCTTACAAACATAATCAAGACTTGAACGAATCAAGTAAATTGGTTATGCATACTTACGAAATTAACATCCAGCTAGAGCGTTTAATGTCGGCTATTAAAGATGCAGAAACGGGCCAGCGAGGGTATATCATCACTCGCAATGCCCGTTTTTTAACCCCTTACATTTATTCGCGCGATAAAGTGAATACTTCTTTTATCACTTTAAAAAAACTAACTGCCGATAATCCGCAGCAACAGCGCAATCTTCAAAAACTTTTTAAACTCATCACGCAGCGATTTGTTTCTTTTGAAAACTGTTTAAAATACAGCGATCCTAAAACATACGATAAAAGAAAATTAGATAATCATATGTTTGGCGGAAGAATCTTGATGGAAAACATTCGTTTTAAAGTAGATGAAATGAATGATATCGAAAAGACTTTTCTAAAAAAAAGACTTAAAATTTACGATTCAGAAATTTCATTAAGTCCTCTTTTTTCGATTTCCTTATTTTTAGCTGCATTGAGTTTCATTTTACTGGCTTACCGACAAATCAGCCGAGATTTTCAACGCCTAAAGATTTTCAACAAAAGACTTCTTATCTCAAATGGACTGATTGCAGAATCTGAAAGCATTGGTAATTTCAGTACTTGGCAATGGGATTTGGATGCCGATAAAATTGATTATTCAGACAATCAATATCGTTTGTTAGGTTTTGAACCAAAATCTTTTGTACCAAATAAAGCAACACTTTTAAAATTTGTTCATCCAGACGACAAAGAAACATTTGCTAAATATATGGATGGAGTTGTTGATAAAAAACAGCTTCCGTTTGTGTATTATAAAATTGTTCGATCAGATTATGAGGTTCGCTACTTCAAGACAACCGGTAAAATTGTAACTGACCAGCAAGGAAGTAAAATTTTACTGGGAATTAATTTTGATATTACTGATGAACATTTATTAAATATAGAACTTCAAGAACGAAATAAAGAATTAGAAAAAAGCAATAAAGAACTGGCTTCTTTTAATCATGTGGCAAGTCACGACTTACAGGAACCGCTTCGAAAAATCCAAACTTTTATTTCTAGAGTTTCTGATGCTGATAAGGATATAATGTCTGAAAGTGCTAAAAATTATATTTATAAAATCGAAAGCTCAGCAAAAAGAATGCGCGTTTTAATTGACGATCTACTTTTATTTTCGAGAACGAATACAACCAAAAAGGAGTTTATTAAAATGAATTTGAATGAACTGCTGGATAATGCCGAATCTGAATTGGCTGAAATTATTGAAGAAAAGAAAGCAGTTATTCAAAGTAATAAACTTCCTAAGCTGGCTGTAATTCCTTATCAGATAGAACAATTGTTTATTAATTTAATTGGAAACTCATTAAAGTACAGCCGACCAAATGTTGAACCTGTAATTTCTATTTCAAGCGAAAAAGTAAGCTCATCTGATTATCCTGAAATACTGGAACAATCTGTAAAGAAATTTCATAAAATATCTTTTACAGACAACGGAATGGGATTTGATCCGCAGTTTAAAGAAACGATTTTTATTCTTTTTCAACGTCTGCATTCTAAAACAGATTATCCTGGAACTGGAATCGGGTTAGCCATCTGTAAAAAAATTGTAGAGAACCATAAAGGACACATTATTGCCGACAGCACTATAGGCGAAGGATCTGTTTTTACTGTTTTTCTTCCAGACTAA
- a CDS encoding response regulator, producing the protein MQKNALHILLADDDEDDRLFFKDAFEEIKIQTNVSFVHDGMQLMDHLMNTDNKLPDILFLDLNMPKKTGKECLIEIKKTDRLKDIIIAIYSTSSSEEDIEDTFIQGANIYIKKPSDFNTLKKIINEVVTVNWHYHTSGLNRDNFLLRLK; encoded by the coding sequence ATGCAGAAAAACGCATTACACATTTTACTAGCTGATGATGATGAAGATGACCGTCTTTTTTTTAAAGATGCTTTTGAGGAAATCAAAATACAAACGAATGTAAGTTTCGTTCATGACGGAATGCAGCTGATGGATCATTTAATGAACACAGACAATAAACTTCCAGATATTTTGTTTCTAGATTTGAACATGCCGAAAAAAACAGGTAAAGAATGTTTAATTGAAATCAAAAAAACAGATCGTCTAAAAGATATAATCATTGCTATTTACTCAACATCTTCTTCTGAAGAAGATATCGAAGATACATTTATTCAAGGCGCAAATATTTACATTAAAAAACCGAGCGATTTCAATACGCTTAAAAAAATAATTAATGAAGTCGTGACCGTAAACTGGCATTATCATACTTCAGGTTTAAACCGTGATAATTTCTTGCTGCGACTAAAATAA
- a CDS encoding AraC family transcriptional regulator, with amino-acid sequence MKLFIKFDINTICSLYLKQNLEQNNINFTTLGFGEIEIEDNLDAEALENLKNKLTPCGFEVVENQKSVLVQKIKDAIIELVFMDDSNNYKSSVFLAEKLNHSYGYLSNVFSEVTYSSIENFIILQKIERAKQLIIINEMSLTEIAFLLNYSSVAHLSTQFKNTTGITPSAFQRIIKKRRENLK; translated from the coding sequence ATGAAACTATTTATAAAGTTTGACATTAACACGATTTGCTCTCTTTATTTAAAACAAAACCTGGAACAAAATAATATTAATTTTACAACTCTGGGATTTGGAGAAATTGAGATTGAAGATAATCTTGATGCCGAAGCATTAGAGAATTTAAAAAATAAATTAACTCCGTGCGGTTTTGAAGTAGTTGAAAATCAAAAAAGTGTATTAGTCCAAAAAATAAAAGACGCGATTATCGAGCTTGTTTTTATGGATGACAGTAATAATTATAAAAGTTCTGTGTTTTTAGCAGAGAAGCTAAATCATAGTTACGGCTATTTATCAAATGTTTTCTCAGAAGTGACATATTCTTCTATTGAAAACTTTATTATTTTACAAAAAATCGAAAGAGCAAAACAGTTGATAATTATCAACGAAATGAGTTTGACAGAAATAGCTTTTTTACTAAATTACTCCAGTGTTGCGCACTTGAGTACGCAGTTTAAAAACACAACTGGAATTACTCCATCTGCTTTTCAGAGAATTATTAAGAAACGAAGAGAAAATTTAAAATAA
- a CDS encoding CsbD family protein → MNTTEIKGNWNELKGKLKQKYAELTDDDLMFAEGKEDEMYGRLQQKLGKTKEEFHQMLSDL, encoded by the coding sequence ATGAATACTACCGAGATAAAAGGAAACTGGAATGAGTTAAAAGGAAAATTAAAGCAAAAATATGCTGAATTAACAGATGACGATTTGATGTTTGCTGAAGGAAAAGAAGACGAAATGTACGGAAGACTTCAGCAAAAATTAGGAAAAACGAAAGAAGAATTCCATCAAATGCTGTCTGATTTGTAA